In the Oncorhynchus gorbuscha isolate QuinsamMale2020 ecotype Even-year linkage group LG05, OgorEven_v1.0, whole genome shotgun sequence genome, one interval contains:
- the LOC124035937 gene encoding glycoprotein endo-alpha-1,2-mannosidase-like, whose translation MARFRRRSCSTFIGLVLLIFIVTVVLKSFTPAYSPSGSIFGPKLSPNIKGPEKNDIQMLGNIDSVVPEALTKMNDIDSERVKNVEAALRQFPAPNYNIHAFYYTWYGNTQFDGKYIHWDHPLLPHWDSKVAAGYPRGRHSPPDDIGANFYPALGAYSSRDHSVIEAHMKQLRAGAIGVLAVSWYPPGMKDENGEPTDDIVPLILEVAHAYHVKVAFHIEPYKGRDETSMFNNVKYIIEKYGEHPAFYRQRTNTGKFLPLFYVYDSYLLNSEQWAKLLKHTKSSSIRDTPYDGIFIALLVEEKHKRDIVTAGFDGVYTYFATNGFSYGSTHRNWESIKTFCEDNNLLFIPSVGPGYIDTSIRPWNFQNTRNRINGKYYEMALSAALEAGADIISITSFNEWHEGTQIEMAIPKTSQTVYLDYLPHKPVVYLEVTRKWAAIFSNERKRWLE comes from the exons ATGGCAAGGTTTAGACGAAGATCTTGCTCCACATTTATTGGTTTGGTGTTGCTCATATTCATAGTAACGGTTGTTTTAAAGTCCTTTACACCAGCATATTCTCCATCTGGAAGCATCTTTGGTCCCAAATTGTCCCCTAATATCAAAGGACCTGAAAAAAATGACATTCAAATGCTTGGTAATATTGACAGTGTCGTCCCTGAAGCACTGACCAAAATGAATGACATAGACTCTGAGAGGGTCAAGAACGTAGAGGCTGCCCTCAGGCAATTCCCTGCTCCAAACTACAATATTCATGCCTTTTACTACACATGGTATGGCAACACACAGTTTGATGGAAAGTACATTCACTGGGACCACCCTCTTCTGCCACACTGGGATTCAAAGGTGGCAGCAGGATACCCAAGAGGGAGACACAGCCCACCAGATGACATTGGGGCTAACTTCTATCCTGCTTTAGGAGCTTATAGTTCCAGGGACCACTCTGTTATTGAAGCTCACATGAAGCAACTGCGAGCAGGAGCTATTG GTGTTCTTGCTGTTTCCTGGTATCCACCTGGCATGAAGGATGAAAACGGTGAGCCAACAGATGACATTGTGCCTTTGATACTGGAGGTGGCACATGCATATCATGTAAAG GTTGCTTTTCACATTGAACCATACAAAGGAAGAGATGAAACAAGTATGTTTAACAATGTCAAGTACATCATAGAGAA ATATGGTGAGCACCCTGCATTCTACAGGCAAAGAACAAACACTGGCAAGTTTCTTCCTCTATTCTACGTCTACGATTCCTATCTACTCAACTCAGAACAGTGGGCAAAACTCCTTAAACACACCAAAAGCAGTAGCATTAGAGATACTCCCTATGATGGTATCTTCATAGCCCTTCTTGTTGaagagaaacacaagagggatATTGTCACGGCAGGTTTCGACGGAGTCTACACTTACTTTGCCACTAATGGGTTTTCCTATGGCTCCACTCACCGCAATTGGGAGTCCATTAAAACATTCTGTGAAGACAACAACCTGTTGTTCATTCCGAGTGTGGGGCCAGGTTATATTGACACCAGTATTAGGCCTTGGAATTTCCAGAATACACGCAACCGCATTAATGGGAAGTACTATGAAATGGCCCTTAGTGCAGCCCTAGAAGCAGGTGCTGATATTATATCTATAACATCATTTAATGAATGGCATGAGGGAACCCAGATTGAGATGGCAATTCCAAAAACAAGCCAGACTGTGTACCTAGACTACTTACCACACAAGCCTGTTGTCTATTTAGAGGTAACTCGCAAATGGGCAGCAATATTTAGCAATGAAAGGAAGAGATGGCTAGAATGA